In Dromiciops gliroides isolate mDroGli1 chromosome 4, mDroGli1.pri, whole genome shotgun sequence, one DNA window encodes the following:
- the SLC35A3 gene encoding UDP-N-acetylglucosamine transporter isoform X3, with the protein MSTNLKYLSLGILVFQTTSLVLTMRYSRTLKEDGPRYLSSTAVVIAELLKIIACILLVYKDSKCSLRALNRVLHDEILNKPMETLKLAIPSGIYTLQNNLLYVALSNLDAATYQVTYQLKILTTALFSVSMLSKKLGLYQWLSLVILMAGVTFVQWPSDSQESTSKELSAGSQFVGLMAVLTACFSSGFAGVYFEKILKETKQSVWIRNIQLGAFGSIFGLMGVYIYDGELVSKNGFFQGYNKLTWIVVVLQALGGLVIAAVIKYADNILKGFATSLSIILSTLISYFWLQDFVPTSVFFLGAILVIAATFLYGYDPKPAGNPTKA; encoded by the exons ATGTCTACCAATTTAAAGTACCTCTCTTTGGGAATCCTGGTCTTTCAGACTACCAGCTTGGTTCTTACTATGCGTTATTCGAGGACTTTGAAAGAAGATGGGCCTCGTTATTTGTCATCTACTGCAGTAGTCATTGCTGAACTTTTGAAGATCATTGCCTGCATTTTATTAGTCTACAAAGATAGCA AATGCAGTCTTCGAGCATTGAATAGAGTATTACATGATGAAATTCTAAACAAGCCTATGGAAACACTTAAGCTTGCTATTCCATCAGGAATATATACTCTTCAGAATAATTTACTTTATGTAGCATTATCAAACCTAGATGCAGCTACTTATCAG gTTACTTATCAGCTAAAAATTCTTACAACAGCACTGTTTTCTGTATCCATGCTTAGTAAAAAATTAGGTTTGTACCAGTGGCTCTCTCTAGTGATTTTAATGGCAGGTGTCACTTTTGTACAG TGGCCCTCAGATTCTCAAGAATCAACTTCTAAGGAACTCTCAGCAGGCTCTCAGTTTGTAGGTCTGATGGCAGTTCTTACAGCTTGTTTTTCAAGTGGCTTTGCAGGAGTTTATTTtgagaaaattttgaaagaaaccaAACAATCTGTGTGGATTAGAAATATTCAACTTG GTGCTTTTGGGAGCATATTCGGATTAATGGGTGTTTACATTTATGATGGAGAATTAGTATCAAAGAATGGATTTTTTCAGGGATATAACAAACTGACCTGGATAGTTGTTGTTCTGCAG GCACTTGGAGGCCTTGTTATAGCTGCTGTTATTAAGTAtgcagataatattttaaaaggatttgCAACATCTTTGTCTATAATATTATCAACACTAATATCATATTTTTGGCTGCAAGATTTTGTTCCAACCAG